A portion of the Bacillus thuringiensis genome contains these proteins:
- a CDS encoding permease has protein sequence MELFQLPKAFLQMNTIFISILIEALPFVLIGVFISGFIQMFVTEDMVAKWMPKNRFLSVLLATFLGMLFPGCECGIVPIVRRLIGKGVPPYAGIAFMLTGPIINPVVLFATYVAFGSSMHMVWYRSIVAIIVAIIVGIILSFMFKEHQLRDNHFPEVNNKRPLRKKMWDVCTHAVEEFFSMGKYLVLGALIAAAVQTFVQTSTLLAIGQGPFSSSAVMMGLAYILSLCSEADAFIASSFQSTFSTASLVAFLVYGPMVDIKNMFMMLATFKTKFVIVVTVTVTLVVYASSLLIYAMGW, from the coding sequence ATGGAATTGTTTCAATTACCGAAAGCATTCCTGCAAATGAATACAATTTTTATCTCCATATTGATCGAAGCACTTCCGTTTGTGCTAATTGGTGTATTTATTTCAGGATTCATTCAAATGTTCGTGACAGAAGATATGGTGGCTAAATGGATGCCGAAGAACCGATTTCTGTCTGTTTTATTAGCTACTTTTTTAGGCATGTTGTTTCCAGGTTGTGAATGTGGAATTGTTCCGATTGTAAGACGATTAATCGGAAAAGGGGTTCCGCCATATGCGGGTATTGCATTTATGTTAACTGGGCCAATCATTAATCCAGTTGTTTTATTTGCAACATACGTTGCCTTTGGGAGTAGTATGCACATGGTATGGTATCGTTCTATTGTAGCGATTATCGTAGCAATTATCGTTGGAATTATATTATCCTTTATGTTTAAAGAACATCAATTAAGAGATAATCACTTCCCAGAAGTGAATAATAAGCGTCCGTTACGTAAAAAAATGTGGGATGTATGTACACACGCTGTTGAGGAATTTTTCTCGATGGGAAAATATTTAGTACTAGGTGCGTTAATTGCAGCAGCGGTACAAACGTTTGTACAAACTTCAACACTTCTTGCTATTGGACAAGGTCCGTTTTCTTCATCAGCTGTTATGATGGGACTTGCTTACATTTTATCACTTTGTTCAGAGGCAGATGCATTTATCGCTTCTTCGTTCCAAAGTACGTTTTCAACAGCTTCACTTGTCGCGTTCCTCGTTTACGGACCGATGGTGGATATTAAAAATATGTTTATGATGCTTGCGACATTTAAAACGAAATTTGTAATTGTTGTTACAGTTACAGTTACTCTTGTTGTTTATGCAAGCTCACTACTCATTTATGCGATGGGGTGGTAG
- a CDS encoding TIGR03943 family putative permease subunit codes for MFRAYILLGFTILIAQLHISGNITKYINMKYAYLSTTAAIILGFLTIVQIIVVFQKEHQKEKEKNDCSCDHSHCGHDHSKDENTWWKKAFSYSLFCFPIISGLFFPIATLDSDIVKAKGFHFPVAQAESKDPFMTRQFLRPDTSIYYGKEGYRGVMEKGKKEFVTKDNINLKDEDFLKGMETIYNYPGEFTGKKLSFKGFVFRDDSSKKEQYFLFRFGIIHCVADSGVYGMLVKKPEGVEWNNDDWIQVEGEITTEFYQPFHANIPVLEVTKWNKVEQPKEQYVFRGAD; via the coding sequence ATGTTTCGAGCATATATATTATTAGGTTTTACAATATTAATTGCGCAGCTTCATATTTCCGGGAACATTACGAAGTATATCAATATGAAGTATGCCTATTTATCAACAACAGCAGCAATTATTTTAGGTTTCTTGACGATTGTACAAATTATCGTCGTTTTCCAAAAAGAGCATCAAAAGGAAAAAGAGAAAAATGATTGTAGTTGTGACCATAGCCATTGTGGGCATGATCATTCAAAAGATGAGAATACATGGTGGAAAAAAGCATTTTCGTACTCATTGTTTTGTTTTCCAATTATCTCAGGGTTATTTTTCCCAATTGCGACGTTAGATTCGGATATTGTTAAAGCGAAAGGATTTCACTTTCCTGTTGCACAAGCAGAAAGTAAGGATCCATTTATGACAAGACAATTCCTAAGACCTGATACGAGCATTTATTACGGGAAAGAAGGATACCGCGGTGTAATGGAAAAAGGGAAGAAAGAGTTTGTTACGAAGGATAATATTAATTTGAAAGACGAAGACTTCCTAAAGGGTATGGAAACAATTTATAATTATCCTGGCGAGTTTACTGGGAAAAAATTATCTTTTAAAGGGTTTGTTTTTAGAGATGATTCTTCTAAAAAAGAACAATACTTCTTATTCCGTTTCGGTATTATACATTGCGTAGCAGATTCTGGTGTGTATGGTATGTTAGTGAAAAAACCAGAAGGTGTAGAGTGGAATAATGATGACTGGATTCAAGTAGAAGGAGAGATAACTACTGAGTTTTATCAGCCGTTTCATGCGAATATTCCTGTATTAGAAGTAACAAAATGGAATAAAGTTGAACAGCCGAAAGAACAATATGTATTTAGAGGAGCCGATTGA
- a CDS encoding acyl-CoA thioesterase, translating to MTEVKGKTANESRVFKTSRVFPTDLNDHNTLFGGKILAEMDMVASISASRHSRKECVTASMDWVDFLHPVRSSDCVSYESFVIWTGRTSMEVFVKVVAEDLISGEKRIAATSFVTFVALSKENNPVPVPRVIPETEEEKELHRIAVLRAEQRHIRKAESKKVATLLTF from the coding sequence ATGACAGAAGTAAAGGGGAAAACAGCCAATGAGTCAAGGGTGTTCAAAACGAGCCGAGTCTTCCCAACAGATTTAAATGATCATAACACGCTATTTGGTGGGAAGATATTAGCGGAGATGGATATGGTTGCTTCTATTTCAGCATCCAGACATTCGAGAAAGGAATGTGTCACAGCATCTATGGACTGGGTCGATTTCTTACATCCTGTTCGTTCTTCAGATTGTGTAAGTTATGAATCTTTCGTAATTTGGACGGGAAGAACTTCGATGGAAGTGTTTGTGAAGGTAGTGGCTGAAGATTTAATTTCAGGTGAGAAGCGTATAGCGGCAACGTCATTCGTTACTTTTGTGGCACTTAGTAAGGAAAATAATCCAGTTCCTGTACCGCGTGTTATCCCTGAAACAGAAGAAGAGAAAGAATTACATCGTATTGCTGTGTTACGTGCAGAACAGCGTCATATACGTAAGGCAGAGAGTAAGAAAGTAGCTACATTGTTAACCTTTTGA
- a CDS encoding YjcZ family sporulation protein → MGFAHGNGFALLVVLFILLIIVGAACFC, encoded by the coding sequence ATGGGCTTCGCACATGGTAATGGATTTGCGCTATTAGTCGTATTATTTATCCTCTTAATCATCGTCGGTGCTGCTTGCTTCTGCTAA
- the cls gene encoding cardiolipin synthase, with the protein MKHFFAIILCLIGVFIWMNIDVEMGKEMASEYELGQVRLGEFQLYTNGEELYRKLFEDINEAEKYIYIHFYIVGKDEISQEFLQLLEKKASSGVEVKLSVDRIGGYKLKKKVISRLKENGVKFTFSKKPKLKNVFYSLHQRNHRRIVTIDGKVSYVGGFNIGKEYLGQDPKFGPWRDYHVRIHGEGAADMERKFAEDWKEDTGEKMPIHESIPTLGNVKYQYLFSNGKGLWEKYGALLKKAKKSLIIATPYFVPSKEMVKELKAALNRGVNVKILVPFKSDAILLKQAAYPYLKDMLHAGAEIYQYRNGFFHGKVTIIDGEIVDIGTANFDNRSFYLNCESNCIIYDKTVVDEVWSRLKVDFHKSKRFSEEDFEKISRWDWFLARIANVLASYL; encoded by the coding sequence ATGAAGCACTTTTTCGCTATAATTCTTTGTTTAATAGGTGTATTCATTTGGATGAACATCGATGTGGAAATGGGGAAGGAAATGGCTAGTGAATATGAATTAGGACAAGTTCGATTAGGTGAATTTCAACTATATACGAACGGTGAAGAGTTATATAGAAAATTATTTGAGGATATAAACGAAGCAGAAAAGTATATATATATCCATTTTTATATTGTAGGAAAAGATGAAATAAGCCAAGAGTTTTTACAGTTATTAGAGAAAAAAGCATCTAGTGGAGTAGAAGTGAAATTGTCAGTCGATCGGATAGGTGGATATAAGCTGAAGAAAAAGGTAATTAGTCGATTAAAGGAAAACGGTGTGAAGTTTACATTTAGTAAAAAACCGAAACTGAAAAATGTTTTCTATTCTTTGCATCAACGAAATCATAGACGTATTGTTACGATAGATGGAAAGGTATCATACGTCGGTGGTTTTAATATCGGGAAGGAGTACCTTGGACAAGATCCGAAGTTTGGGCCATGGCGTGATTATCACGTGCGCATCCATGGTGAGGGTGCAGCGGATATGGAAAGAAAGTTCGCCGAAGATTGGAAAGAAGATACAGGAGAAAAAATGCCTATACATGAAAGTATACCGACATTAGGGAATGTAAAATATCAATATTTATTTTCAAATGGAAAAGGCTTATGGGAAAAGTATGGGGCACTTTTAAAAAAGGCTAAAAAGTCTTTAATTATTGCTACACCATATTTTGTACCAAGTAAAGAAATGGTGAAAGAGTTAAAAGCTGCATTAAATCGTGGTGTTAATGTGAAAATTCTCGTGCCATTTAAAAGTGATGCCATATTGTTAAAACAAGCTGCCTATCCATATTTGAAAGATATGTTACATGCTGGAGCGGAGATTTATCAATATCGAAATGGATTTTTTCATGGGAAAGTAACAATCATTGATGGAGAAATTGTTGATATTGGGACAGCGAATTTTGATAATAGAAGTTTTTATTTAAATTGTGAGTCTAACTGTATCATATATGATAAAACAGTTGTTGATGAAGTATGGAGTCGATTAAAGGTAGACTTTCATAAATCAAAACGATTTTCTGAAGAAGATTTTGAGAAAATTAGTAGATGGGATTGGTTTTTAGCAAGAATAGCGAATGTTTTAGCATCATATTTATAA
- a CDS encoding spore coat protein codes for MDCMKELMRYSYMLIYKVGEYAGKVRDEELKNLLQHHLPYMLQAYNEQVNFQEGENVQHITCETTEFGLREMEKETVSKYTGDIHIATCYIAHLKRLALKFAQVAVEVANPEFRSFLENCFLKMNRYAYSVWQYVMKKEYKITHLYENEKFA; via the coding sequence ATGGATTGTATGAAAGAATTAATGAGATATAGTTATATGCTAATATACAAGGTTGGAGAGTATGCTGGAAAGGTCAGAGACGAAGAATTAAAAAATCTATTACAGCACCATTTACCATATATGTTACAAGCATATAATGAACAAGTAAATTTTCAAGAAGGAGAGAATGTGCAGCATATAACCTGTGAAACAACGGAGTTTGGTTTGCGTGAAATGGAAAAGGAAACAGTTAGTAAATATACAGGGGATATTCATATTGCAACATGTTATATTGCGCACTTAAAACGATTAGCTCTAAAGTTTGCTCAAGTTGCAGTGGAAGTTGCTAATCCGGAGTTCCGCTCATTTTTGGAAAATTGTTTCCTGAAAATGAACCGTTACGCTTATAGTGTGTGGCAATATGTTATGAAGAAGGAATATAAGATTACACATCTATATGAAAATGAAAAGTTTGCATGA
- a CDS encoding NAD(P)-dependent oxidoreductase, whose protein sequence is MKVCILGATGRVGSNIINLALKDSAEVTALARDLNRIEIQHERLRVIEGNVLNENDIKKAIEGSDIVISALGTDQNGTLAKSMPQIINQMEEEGIHKIITIGTAGILQARTDLNLYRFQSTESKRKTTTAAEDHLAAYKVLSNSNNLCWTVVCPTHLIDGEATEVYRTEKDILPEGGSKITVGDTAHFAWDLCKKNIYENSRVGIAY, encoded by the coding sequence ATGAAAGTATGTATATTGGGAGCAACAGGACGAGTAGGTTCAAACATAATTAATTTAGCATTAAAGGATTCAGCTGAAGTGACTGCATTAGCGCGTGATTTAAATAGAATAGAAATACAACATGAAAGGTTACGAGTGATAGAAGGTAATGTACTGAACGAAAATGATATAAAAAAAGCGATAGAAGGAAGCGATATAGTAATTAGTGCACTTGGAACGGATCAAAATGGAACATTAGCGAAGAGTATGCCACAAATTATTAACCAAATGGAAGAAGAAGGGATTCATAAGATCATAACAATAGGAACAGCTGGTATTTTACAAGCAAGAACGGATCTAAATTTATATCGTTTTCAATCAACGGAATCAAAAAGGAAAACGACAACAGCAGCAGAAGATCATTTGGCTGCATATAAGGTACTAAGTAATAGTAATAATTTATGTTGGACAGTTGTTTGTCCGACACATTTAATAGACGGTGAGGCGACAGAGGTATATCGAACTGAAAAAGATATATTGCCAGAAGGTGGATCAAAAATTACAGTGGGTGATACAGCACACTTTGCATGGGATCTATGTAAGAAAAACATATATGAAAATAGTCGAGTAGGTATTGCATATTAA
- a CDS encoding DUF456 domain-containing protein has protein sequence MTVLLTICIIACFLVSFLAFIYPIIPGILAVWAGYLIYHFGINGGELTTSFWIIQVIFTLFIFVADFIANGYFLKKYGSSKWGERVGMISIIVGSFFFPPFGLIIIPFLSVFITELVHKKAPKDAFLVGVATVVGFLSSTVAKAILQIIMIVIFLCYIIF, from the coding sequence GTGACTGTTTTATTAACAATTTGTATCATTGCCTGTTTCCTTGTTTCATTTCTCGCCTTTATTTATCCCATTATCCCTGGCATACTTGCTGTCTGGGCTGGATATTTAATTTACCATTTCGGTATAAATGGAGGAGAATTAACAACTTCTTTTTGGATTATTCAAGTCATTTTCACTCTTTTCATTTTCGTTGCTGATTTTATTGCAAATGGATATTTCTTAAAAAAATACGGTAGTTCTAAATGGGGCGAACGTGTCGGAATGATTTCTATCATTGTCGGATCGTTCTTCTTCCCACCATTCGGACTTATTATCATACCGTTCTTGTCAGTATTTATAACAGAACTAGTGCATAAAAAAGCGCCAAAAGATGCCTTTCTAGTTGGAGTCGCTACTGTAGTTGGTTTTTTAAGCAGTACAGTAGCGAAAGCAATTCTCCAAATCATTATGATTGTCATCTTCTTGTGTTATATCATCTTTTAA
- a CDS encoding hemolysin family protein: protein MDILNIFLIFVLILISGFFVASEFAVVKVRKSRIDQLANEGNKQALAARSVLSNLDVYLSACQLGITITSLGLGWLGEPTVEHILRPLFEKINITGTMANTLSFVIAFSVITFFHVVLGELVPKSFAIQKAEAITLKFAKPLILFDKIMYPFIWLLNSAAIFFTKLLGLEPAKENELAHSEEELRLILGESFKSGEINQTEYKYVNNIFEFDDRVAKEIMVPRTEMICLSTENTLEENMDIVATEKYTRYPIIEKDKDDIIGMINTKEVFHDQTKGIYKPLESYIHPVLTVFETVPIRKTLVHLQKNRVQMAIVMDEYGGTAGLLTMEDILEEIIGEIQDEFDADESPMIEKRTPKLTVLDGKVLISEVNDMFGLHIDDSDLDTIGGWLLSQAVDLNIEAGYSIEYAGFQFKVLELDGHQVKKVAVHKLDIKKEL, encoded by the coding sequence TTGGACATATTAAATATTTTTCTCATCTTTGTACTTATTCTTATTTCTGGCTTTTTCGTTGCATCAGAATTCGCTGTTGTAAAAGTACGAAAAAGTCGAATTGACCAACTTGCAAATGAAGGTAATAAACAAGCTTTAGCTGCAAGAAGTGTCCTATCTAATTTAGATGTTTATTTATCAGCTTGTCAGCTCGGAATTACGATTACTTCTTTAGGGCTTGGTTGGCTTGGTGAACCGACTGTGGAACATATACTACGACCGCTCTTTGAAAAAATTAATATTACTGGAACAATGGCTAACACTTTATCTTTTGTTATTGCTTTTAGTGTTATTACATTTTTCCACGTTGTATTAGGTGAGTTAGTTCCAAAGTCTTTCGCAATTCAAAAAGCAGAAGCAATCACACTCAAATTTGCAAAACCACTTATTTTATTTGATAAAATTATGTATCCATTTATTTGGTTACTCAATAGTGCAGCTATATTTTTCACAAAACTACTCGGATTAGAACCTGCCAAAGAAAATGAACTTGCTCATTCTGAAGAGGAATTGCGACTCATTTTAGGTGAAAGTTTTAAAAGCGGTGAAATAAACCAAACCGAATATAAATATGTAAATAACATTTTTGAATTTGATGATCGAGTTGCGAAAGAAATTATGGTTCCTCGTACCGAAATGATTTGCTTATCTACTGAAAATACGTTAGAAGAAAATATGGATATCGTCGCAACTGAAAAATATACACGCTATCCAATCATTGAAAAAGATAAAGATGATATCATCGGGATGATCAATACGAAAGAAGTATTCCATGATCAAACGAAAGGTATTTATAAACCACTTGAATCTTATATACATCCTGTTTTAACAGTATTTGAAACAGTTCCAATTCGTAAAACGTTAGTCCATCTTCAAAAAAATCGCGTTCAGATGGCAATCGTTATGGATGAATATGGTGGCACTGCCGGACTTTTAACGATGGAAGATATTCTTGAAGAAATCATTGGAGAAATTCAAGATGAATTCGATGCGGATGAATCACCTATGATTGAAAAGCGTACACCTAAGCTTACTGTTTTAGATGGAAAGGTGCTCATTTCTGAAGTAAATGATATGTTTGGCCTACATATTGATGATAGTGATTTAGATACAATTGGAGGATGGCTTCTCTCTCAAGCAGTTGACTTAAATATTGAAGCTGGTTATTCCATTGAATATGCTGGTTTTCAATTTAAAGTATTAGAACTTGATGGACATCAAGTCAAAAAAGTTGCTGTACATAAACTAGATATTAAAAAGGAGCTATAA
- a CDS encoding TetR/AcrR family transcriptional regulator, giving the protein MGGNENVSTKEKILNTTLELIKKEGFEKITIRKIAALSDVNIALVNYHFGSKEKLISEAIRVLLISFQGTFSILDNITVPAKERLKIFLLDYVLVIRQYPELVRKIIAMGTTVFISQYEYGDFLKRLGFSKVKNILSEITNETDQEILMMMTVQIFGSVFLPTLMMPILESGADIKVPSVEKQIDFLFERYFYKN; this is encoded by the coding sequence TTGGGGGGGAATGAAAACGTATCAACGAAAGAAAAGATTTTAAATACAACATTGGAATTAATTAAAAAAGAAGGTTTTGAAAAGATAACGATAAGAAAAATTGCAGCATTGTCAGATGTAAATATAGCGCTAGTAAATTACCATTTTGGTTCAAAAGAAAAGTTAATTAGTGAGGCGATTAGAGTTTTATTAATTAGCTTTCAAGGCACTTTTTCTATTTTAGATAATATTACAGTGCCAGCAAAAGAAAGATTAAAAATATTTTTATTGGATTATGTACTAGTAATTCGGCAATATCCGGAGTTAGTTAGGAAGATTATTGCAATGGGAACTACGGTATTTATATCTCAATACGAATATGGGGATTTTTTGAAGAGGCTAGGGTTCAGTAAAGTGAAGAATATTTTGAGCGAGATAACAAATGAAACGGATCAGGAAATTTTAATGATGATGACGGTGCAAATATTTGGATCCGTTTTTCTTCCTACATTAATGATGCCAATTCTCGAATCAGGGGCAGATATAAAAGTACCATCTGTAGAAAAACAGATTGATTTCCTATTTGAACGCTATTTTTATAAAAATTGA
- a CDS encoding HXXEE domain-containing protein: MIEVASFFRKHWCDIGLVVAIVVVVCLVANLGEMSEIKVLLGLSFVAILVHQFEEYRWPGYFAGLFNVVIFKSDIPDRYPLNTQSAMVINILIAYVFYLLPVFFQNIIWLGLAPILMGFFQFIWHGIFANIKAKTIYNPGLGAVVLLHVPIGYVYMRYILLHNLATNLDWLFGGIYFLIATYFLIIKGNMLMKSKETNHYFSKKQLGPYNDTLK, translated from the coding sequence GTGATAGAGGTGGCTAGTTTCTTTAGAAAGCATTGGTGTGATATAGGGTTAGTTGTTGCTATTGTTGTCGTTGTTTGTTTAGTCGCGAATTTGGGAGAAATGAGTGAAATAAAAGTACTGTTAGGGTTAAGTTTTGTGGCCATTTTAGTGCATCAATTTGAAGAGTATCGTTGGCCAGGTTATTTTGCTGGTCTGTTTAATGTAGTTATATTTAAAAGTGATATACCAGATCGCTATCCATTAAATACGCAATCTGCTATGGTAATAAATATTTTGATTGCGTATGTTTTTTATTTACTCCCGGTTTTCTTTCAAAATATAATATGGCTTGGGTTGGCACCTATTTTAATGGGATTTTTTCAATTCATATGGCATGGTATTTTTGCGAATATAAAAGCTAAAACAATATATAATCCGGGATTAGGTGCGGTTGTATTACTACATGTTCCAATTGGTTATGTATATATGAGATATATTCTTTTACACAATCTGGCTACAAATTTGGATTGGTTATTTGGGGGGATCTACTTTCTAATAGCTACCTATTTTTTAATTATAAAAGGAAATATGTTAATGAAAAGTAAGGAGACAAATCATTACTTTTCTAAAAAACAATTAGGTCCGTACAATGATACATTGAAGTGA
- the cbpA gene encoding cyclic di-AMP binding protein CbpA, whose protein sequence is MRIKGNYVPKREVLLCSSSITIGEALEHLNKTGYRCVPVLDEKKEKFLGNIYKVDILEYKGSLDESVMQLLNDKEGFVREDSSFFKVFFTIKKLPYLSVVDEKGVFLGILTHKKVFELLEDAWGVHSSKYSVMIGTQDYNGAIQKLSTVLKKYTGIQSLMTFDNDALLVRRIMFTLGEEFNDGELETLLKDLEDHGFRVVYVEEMKNPREVETIE, encoded by the coding sequence ATGAGGATTAAAGGGAATTACGTGCCGAAAAGGGAAGTTTTACTGTGCTCAAGTTCGATTACGATAGGGGAAGCGTTAGAGCATTTAAATAAAACGGGGTATCGTTGTGTACCAGTTTTAGATGAAAAAAAAGAGAAATTTTTAGGAAATATATATAAAGTAGATATTTTAGAATATAAAGGATCACTTGACGAGAGTGTAATGCAATTATTAAACGATAAAGAAGGGTTTGTGAGAGAAGATTCTTCTTTCTTTAAAGTATTTTTTACAATAAAAAAACTGCCTTATTTATCAGTAGTTGACGAAAAAGGGGTTTTCCTTGGAATTTTAACGCATAAAAAAGTTTTTGAGTTATTAGAGGATGCATGGGGCGTTCACTCTAGTAAATACTCTGTCATGATTGGAACGCAAGACTATAATGGAGCAATCCAAAAGTTATCGACAGTTTTAAAGAAATACACTGGTATTCAAAGTTTGATGACTTTTGATAATGATGCCTTATTAGTTCGTAGAATTATGTTTACATTAGGAGAAGAGTTTAACGACGGTGAATTAGAGACATTATTGAAAGATTTAGAAGATCACGGATTTAGAGTTGTATATGTGGAAGAGATGAAAAATCCACGTGAAGTTGAAACGATAGAGTAA
- the brnQ4 gene encoding branched-chain amino acid transport system II carrier protein BrnQ4: MKGRLRPGDTVAIGLMLFALFLGAGNLIFPPVLGQQAGENVWIATIGFLVTGVGLPLLAVTAVAFVEGDLKALSSRVHPIFAFIFPLISYLAIGPFFAIPRTGAVSFEMGMKPFLSDAMVSEWYMLFLFTIVFFGITWYLSLNPSKLVDWFGKFLTPLLVLIVAVIVGKAIIDPIGEPAAPLAAYQENAFFGGFIQGYLTMDAISALVFGIVVVQVIRSKGIKESSQIAKITVVSGIIAVLGLTLIYLSLAYLGSTSTSLGVSENGGLILTNVVNELYGTSGKILLGLVIILACLTTSVGLTSACAGFFTNLFPKLSHKTIVTMVCVFSLIVSNLGLTQLIAVTLPVLMIIYPVAIVLIVLSYFHKWIGKRNTIYIGAILGALLISFFNGLESAKIKIDAISNVLQMLPLYNEGIGWLIPSCIGGILGFFFYKSNESSELQKKGA; the protein is encoded by the coding sequence ATGAAGGGACGTTTAAGGCCAGGTGATACGGTAGCAATTGGTTTAATGCTATTTGCATTATTTTTAGGAGCAGGAAATTTAATTTTCCCGCCAGTTTTAGGTCAACAAGCAGGAGAGAATGTTTGGATTGCTACAATAGGATTCCTTGTAACGGGAGTCGGATTACCCCTACTAGCTGTAACAGCTGTCGCGTTTGTAGAGGGGGACTTGAAAGCGCTATCTTCTAGAGTCCACCCTATATTTGCGTTTATTTTCCCATTGATTAGTTATTTAGCAATTGGACCATTTTTCGCGATTCCGCGTACTGGAGCTGTTTCGTTTGAAATGGGTATGAAGCCGTTTTTATCAGACGCAATGGTTTCAGAGTGGTACATGCTATTTCTTTTCACGATAGTTTTCTTCGGAATAACGTGGTATTTATCATTAAATCCATCTAAATTAGTGGATTGGTTTGGGAAGTTTCTTACTCCATTATTAGTATTAATTGTTGCTGTTATTGTCGGAAAGGCAATTATTGATCCAATTGGAGAGCCGGCTGCGCCGTTAGCTGCTTACCAAGAGAATGCTTTCTTTGGTGGATTTATTCAAGGGTATTTAACGATGGATGCAATTAGTGCTCTCGTATTTGGAATTGTCGTTGTACAAGTTATTCGCTCTAAAGGGATAAAAGAGAGTAGCCAAATTGCAAAAATAACAGTAGTATCAGGTATTATTGCTGTACTTGGTTTAACGTTAATCTATTTATCACTTGCTTATCTTGGTTCAACAAGTACATCACTTGGTGTCTCAGAAAACGGTGGTCTTATTTTAACGAATGTTGTAAATGAGCTATATGGGACGAGTGGTAAAATTTTATTAGGGCTTGTTATTATACTCGCTTGTTTAACCACTTCTGTTGGGTTAACATCTGCGTGTGCGGGTTTCTTTACAAACTTATTCCCAAAACTTTCGCATAAAACGATTGTAACAATGGTATGTGTATTTAGTTTAATTGTATCTAACCTAGGTTTAACACAATTAATCGCAGTAACATTACCTGTGTTAATGATCATTTATCCAGTTGCAATTGTATTAATTGTACTTTCGTATTTCCATAAGTGGATTGGGAAGCGTAATACAATTTATATTGGAGCTATTTTAGGTGCATTGTTAATTAGTTTCTTTAACGGTTTAGAAAGTGCGAAAATTAAAATTGACGCGATTTCTAATGTACTACAAATGTTACCGTTATATAACGAAGGAATTGGATGGTTAATTCCATCATGTATTGGTGGGATTCTCGGTTTCTTCTTCTATAAATCAAATGAATCAAGTGAATTACAAAAGAAAGGTGCTTAG
- the csaA gene encoding chaperone CsaA, with product MANFEDFLNLDLRIGTVIHAEEFKEARVPAIKLAIDFGEIGIKQSSAQITKRYSLEDIVGQQIVAVVNFPPKRVAGFKSEVLVLGGVPEAGDVVLLQPDMELPNGTKIS from the coding sequence ATGGCTAATTTTGAAGATTTTTTAAACTTGGATTTGCGAATTGGAACTGTAATACATGCAGAGGAATTTAAAGAAGCGAGAGTTCCAGCGATTAAACTAGCAATTGATTTTGGGGAAATTGGAATAAAGCAGTCAAGTGCTCAAATTACGAAAAGGTATAGTCTAGAAGATATAGTCGGTCAACAAATTGTTGCTGTTGTAAACTTTCCACCGAAGCGTGTAGCTGGATTCAAATCAGAAGTGCTTGTGCTTGGCGGCGTTCCTGAAGCTGGTGATGTTGTGTTACTTCAGCCTGATATGGAATTGCCAAATGGAACAAAAATTAGCTAG